The Yersinia intermedia genome window below encodes:
- the gorA gene encoding glutathione-disulfide reductase, which yields MTKHYDYLAIGGGSGGIASINRAAMYGKKCALIEAKQLGGTCVNVGCVPKKVMWHAAQIAEAIHLYGPDYGFDTTVNHFDWKKLIANRTAYIDRIHQSYERGLGNNKVDVIHGFARFVDAHTVEVNGEKITADHILIATGGRPSHPNIPGAEYGIDSDGFFELDEMPKRVAVVGAGYIAVEIAGVLNGLGTETHLFVRKHAPLRTFDPLIVETLLEVMNTEGPKLHTEAIPKAVIKNADGSLTLQLENGTEVTVDHLIWAIGREPSTDNLNLSASGVKTNDKGYIDVDKFQNTNVKGIYAVGDNTGAVELTPVAVAAGRRLSERLFNNKPDEHLDYSNIPTVVFSHPPIGTIGLTEPQAREKFGDDQVKVYKSSFTAMYSAVTQHRQPCRMKLVCVGVEEKIVGIHGIGFGMDEILQGFAVAVKMGATKKDFDNTVAIHPTAAEEFVTMR from the coding sequence ATGACCAAACATTACGACTATCTGGCAATTGGCGGTGGCAGTGGTGGGATCGCGTCGATCAACCGGGCTGCCATGTACGGCAAAAAGTGTGCGCTGATCGAAGCTAAACAGCTTGGTGGCACCTGCGTCAACGTCGGTTGCGTGCCGAAAAAAGTGATGTGGCATGCCGCGCAAATTGCAGAAGCGATTCATTTGTATGGCCCAGATTACGGCTTCGATACCACGGTGAATCATTTCGATTGGAAAAAGCTGATCGCTAACCGTACTGCTTACATCGATCGTATCCATCAGTCTTATGAACGCGGTTTAGGTAATAACAAAGTGGATGTTATTCATGGTTTCGCGCGTTTTGTTGATGCGCATACTGTGGAAGTGAACGGTGAAAAAATCACTGCTGATCACATCCTGATCGCCACCGGTGGCCGCCCAAGTCACCCGAATATCCCTGGCGCAGAATACGGGATCGACTCCGATGGCTTCTTCGAATTAGACGAGATGCCAAAGCGAGTTGCCGTAGTCGGTGCAGGTTATATCGCGGTAGAAATCGCCGGGGTGCTCAATGGGTTAGGTACAGAAACCCATCTGTTTGTCCGCAAACATGCACCATTGCGTACTTTTGATCCGCTGATTGTTGAAACTCTGCTTGAAGTGATGAACACCGAAGGGCCAAAACTGCATACCGAAGCGATACCAAAAGCGGTGATTAAAAACGCCGATGGTAGCCTAACGCTGCAACTGGAAAATGGCACTGAAGTCACCGTTGACCACCTGATTTGGGCCATTGGCCGTGAGCCATCAACTGACAACCTCAATCTGTCTGCCAGCGGTGTCAAAACCAATGACAAAGGCTATATCGACGTTGATAAGTTCCAAAATACTAACGTCAAAGGTATCTACGCCGTCGGGGACAACACCGGTGCGGTTGAACTGACTCCTGTAGCTGTAGCTGCGGGTCGCCGTTTGTCTGAACGCTTGTTCAATAACAAGCCGGATGAGCATCTGGATTACAGTAATATTCCAACCGTCGTATTCAGCCATCCGCCAATCGGTACTATTGGCCTGACTGAGCCGCAAGCACGCGAGAAGTTTGGCGACGATCAGGTGAAAGTGTACAAATCTTCCTTCACCGCCATGTACAGCGCAGTAACTCAGCACCGCCAGCCATGCCGGATGAAATTAGTCTGCGTAGGGGTGGAAGAGAAGATTGTTGGTATCCATGGTATCGGCTTCGGTATGGATGAAATCCTGCAAGGGTTTGCCGTCGCCGTGAAAATGGGCGCAACCAAGAAAGATTTCGACAACACCGTCGCTATCCACCCAACCGCCGCAGAAGAGTTTGTAACCATGCGTTAA
- a CDS encoding DMT family transporter has product MKMKARGAMEMIAAMLISGTVGWPVIASGQPAVTVVFWRCVFGAFAMFIACAMLGLLKRGVLTRQHIVIAVIGGITLVLNWVLLFGAYSYASISVATVTYHTQPFMLVGLGVLFFGEKLTANALCWLLVAFGGMLFIIIGQTGAITSGSDYLFGIIMALGAAFMYAVTAAIIKRLKGLPPHLIVLIQLLVGAILLAPFVCWSDLPLSGSTWGLLFIIGVVHTGLMSALLYGAIQKIPTSLVGALSFIYPVVAIIVDWLVFDHRLSAVQLAGAAAILLAAAGMNFGWKLLRDHPCESKKHS; this is encoded by the coding sequence ATGAAAATGAAAGCTCGCGGGGCAATGGAAATGATCGCAGCTATGCTTATTTCCGGTACTGTAGGTTGGCCGGTTATCGCATCAGGGCAGCCTGCAGTAACGGTTGTGTTCTGGCGCTGCGTATTTGGTGCATTCGCCATGTTTATCGCTTGTGCCATGCTGGGTTTACTCAAACGCGGTGTGCTCACGCGACAACATATCGTCATTGCCGTTATCGGTGGTATTACGCTGGTATTGAACTGGGTTCTACTCTTTGGCGCTTACTCTTATGCCTCCATTTCGGTGGCAACCGTTACCTACCATACTCAACCCTTTATGCTGGTTGGGCTGGGGGTGCTGTTTTTTGGTGAGAAATTAACAGCAAATGCGCTCTGTTGGTTGCTGGTCGCTTTTGGCGGGATGCTGTTTATCATTATCGGGCAAACGGGGGCCATCACTTCAGGTTCTGATTACCTCTTCGGCATTATTATGGCGCTGGGGGCGGCATTTATGTATGCAGTAACGGCCGCGATTATCAAGCGGCTAAAAGGCTTGCCACCACATCTGATTGTACTGATTCAGTTGTTGGTTGGCGCTATTTTGCTGGCACCCTTCGTTTGTTGGTCTGATTTACCGCTATCAGGTAGCACATGGGGATTACTGTTCATTATCGGCGTGGTTCACACAGGGCTGATGTCTGCACTGTTGTACGGCGCGATTCAGAAAATCCCGACCAGCTTGGTGGGTGCGTTATCTTTTATCTATCCGGTTGTGGCGATTATTGTCGACTGGCTGGTATTCGATCACCGCTTGAGTGCCGTGCAATTGGCTGGGGCGGCCGCCATCCTACTGGCTGCTGCGGGCATGAATTTTGGCTGGAAACTACTAAGGGATCACCCGTGCGAAAGTAAAAAACATTCATGA
- a CDS encoding helix-turn-helix domain-containing protein → MPDNSDHAATPIGLLSASIRREREKLGLTVTELAKRAGIAKSTLSQLEGGAGNPSLETLWSLAMALDVPVSRLIAQPRMHVQVIRANEGIAAVSEQANYTATLLAACPTGVQRDIYRINVQPGELRRSRAHMPGTIEHVIIGSGKARIGPVDQAVELNAGDYISYSADVEHIFEALAVDTTAVMMIEHT, encoded by the coding sequence ATGCCCGATAATTCAGACCATGCAGCAACCCCGATTGGCTTGCTTTCTGCTTCTATTCGCCGGGAACGTGAGAAGTTAGGGCTGACGGTAACGGAATTAGCCAAACGCGCAGGTATCGCAAAATCAACGTTATCGCAATTGGAAGGCGGAGCGGGTAATCCCAGCCTGGAAACACTCTGGTCGTTAGCCATGGCACTGGATGTTCCGGTCAGTCGGCTTATCGCCCAGCCGCGCATGCATGTTCAGGTGATCAGGGCCAATGAAGGGATTGCCGCTGTTTCTGAACAGGCGAACTACACCGCAACTTTACTGGCTGCCTGCCCTACAGGGGTACAGCGGGATATCTATCGGATTAACGTTCAACCCGGTGAACTCCGGCGCTCCCGAGCACATATGCCCGGTACCATTGAACATGTGATTATCGGTTCAGGAAAAGCCAGGATCGGGCCGGTTGACCAAGCTGTAGAGTTAAACGCAGGCGACTACATTAGCTATTCTGCTGATGTGGAACATATTTTTGAAGCACTGGCCGTGGATACCACGGCCGTGATGATGATTGAGCACACATAA
- the yhjD gene encoding inner membrane protein YhjD: MPNAPKDKSAPLAAGIETGKKAISYMTRLSNHIKVYPAVAHIIRATDRFNDRMGSQFGAAITYFSFLSLIPILMVSFAAVGFVLASNPDLLAELINKIVNTISDPTLATTLKNTVNTAIQQRTTVGLTGLAIALYSGISWMGNLREAIRAQSRDVWERNPQDQEKFYYRYARDFISLTGLVIALIITLSLTSIAGAAQSAIVDALGLGGIDWLRPVMTLIALSISIAANYLLFLWIFWILPRHKPKKKALLRGTLVAAIGFEIIKFVMTMMLPRLASSPSGAAFGSVIGLMAFFYFFARLTLFCAAWIATARYVEDETLPQGTGK, translated from the coding sequence ATGCCAAACGCACCGAAAGACAAATCAGCCCCACTGGCGGCAGGGATTGAAACCGGCAAAAAAGCCATTTCCTATATGACCCGGCTGAGTAACCACATCAAAGTTTACCCAGCAGTTGCCCATATTATCCGTGCTACCGATCGTTTTAATGACCGGATGGGCAGCCAGTTTGGTGCAGCTATTACGTATTTTTCGTTTTTGTCATTGATCCCTATTTTGATGGTTTCTTTCGCCGCAGTCGGTTTTGTACTGGCGTCCAATCCTGACTTATTAGCTGAATTAATTAATAAAATTGTTAATACCATCAGTGATCCAACACTGGCCACTACACTTAAAAACACGGTAAATACCGCGATCCAGCAGCGCACCACCGTCGGCTTGACTGGCTTAGCGATTGCGCTGTATTCCGGTATCAGTTGGATGGGGAACTTACGCGAGGCGATTCGTGCTCAATCACGGGATGTGTGGGAGCGTAACCCACAGGATCAGGAGAAATTCTACTATCGCTATGCCCGTGATTTTATCTCGCTGACTGGGTTGGTTATCGCACTGATTATCACCCTGTCACTGACGTCAATTGCCGGTGCCGCACAATCTGCCATTGTTGATGCATTAGGGTTGGGGGGGATTGATTGGTTGCGGCCCGTGATGACACTGATTGCGCTGTCGATCTCTATTGCGGCTAATTATTTGTTATTTTTATGGATTTTCTGGATTCTACCGCGCCATAAGCCCAAGAAAAAAGCGTTACTGCGCGGGACCTTGGTTGCCGCCATTGGCTTTGAGATAATTAAATTTGTTATGACCATGATGCTGCCACGCCTTGCCAGTTCGCCGTCCGGAGCGGCTTTTGGTTCCGTTATTGGTTTAATGGCATTTTTCTACTTTTTTGCCCGACTAACGTTATTTTGTGCCGCCTGGATAGCGACAGCCCGCTATGTAGAGGATGAAACCTTACCGCAAGGTACAGGGAAATAA
- a CDS encoding CDP-diacylglycerol diphosphatase, translated as MSRYIKKPWFLLILLAVALLATVYKLRFSNADALWKIVSQQCVPHMVAEHNPQPCVAADIPAGFVVYKSNVGPLQYLLMPTAKISGMESPQLLTSSSPNYFLDAWQARHFMADKYGAPIDDADISLTINSKYGRSQDHLHIHISCLKPQVKAALAAQEANFRQQWQPLPAGLLGHDYLVRRTTAAELQHSGAFRLLADEVAGAKDNMGRYGLAMTALPDGAFLLLASQASLTKLHRASVEELQDHDCNLLSPPPPPLVSSP; from the coding sequence GTGTCACGTTATATAAAAAAGCCGTGGTTTTTACTGATATTACTCGCAGTTGCGCTGTTGGCCACGGTGTATAAATTGCGTTTTAGCAATGCGGATGCCCTGTGGAAAATCGTTAGCCAGCAATGTGTTCCCCATATGGTCGCAGAACATAACCCGCAGCCTTGTGTCGCGGCTGATATACCGGCTGGTTTTGTGGTGTATAAATCGAATGTTGGGCCATTGCAGTATTTGTTGATGCCGACCGCTAAAATCAGCGGCATGGAAAGCCCACAGTTGTTAACGAGCAGCAGCCCAAACTACTTCCTTGATGCCTGGCAAGCCCGTCACTTTATGGCAGATAAATACGGCGCACCGATTGATGATGCGGATATCTCACTGACCATTAATTCAAAATACGGGCGTAGTCAGGATCATTTACATATCCATATTTCTTGCCTGAAACCACAGGTAAAAGCGGCGCTGGCGGCACAAGAAGCAAACTTCCGTCAGCAGTGGCAGCCCCTGCCGGCGGGTCTGTTAGGTCATGACTATCTGGTGCGGCGCACAACAGCCGCTGAATTGCAGCATTCAGGTGCATTCCGCCTGTTAGCCGATGAGGTGGCTGGGGCGAAAGATAATATGGGCCGCTATGGTTTAGCCATGACCGCATTACCTGATGGGGCATTTTTACTACTGGCAAGCCAGGCGAGCCTGACGAAACTGCACCGTGCATCAGTGGAAGAATTGCAGGATCACGACTGTAATTTGCTATCTCCACCGCCGCCGCCGCTGGTTTCTTCACCGTAG
- a CDS encoding AsmA family protein, which translates to MTKTGKVLTAIGGLIVLLLAATVIFVMTFDWNRLKPTINDKVSAELQRPFAIRGNLGVDWSRQGDEPGWRGWVPWPHIYAEDLVLGNPPDLVSDKTDNKDNPPATDFPAGEMVTLKRIDASIAPLALLAQRVWIPRIWLTQPDAKLLRLANGNNNWTFNLANSPVQGEAPPSAWSVNIDDIVFDRGEISLSDATLKAELHAVIDPLGKPLPFAEVTGKRNEKKDKPVTDKAQSNTPDYVFGWKIDGKYQGQPLSGSGKIGGMLSMSDASVPFPLQADVRSGSTRVAVVGTLTDPGNLAGLDLQLKFSGTSLDNLYPLIGVLLPATPPYNTDGRLIASLKQTGGAVYHYQNFNGKIGDSDINGSLTYTASQPRPKLTGKMSSEKLRFTDLAPLIGADSNQEKANRGERNRQPANKVLPTDKFDTKSWGVMDADVTYAAKRIERDKSLPLSNLSTHVALNEGELLLDPLRFGMAGGNLNATLRLNGNKDPMTGKVDLHARRLQLKELLPQVKAMRNSLGQLNGDASFTATGNSVAALLATSNGNLRLLLNQGLISRSLMELLGLNVGNYLVAKLFGDDEVKINCAVADVQLRNGLATPRLFVIDTENAIINITGNINFATERLDLSIDPESKGLRILTLRSPLYVKGTFKQPDAGVKAGPLIARGAVAAVLGVALTPAAALLALISPSEADGNQCTPFLQKIKQKK; encoded by the coding sequence ATGACAAAAACCGGGAAAGTGCTGACCGCTATTGGTGGTCTTATCGTGCTGCTACTGGCCGCCACGGTGATATTCGTAATGACCTTTGACTGGAACCGTTTGAAACCAACCATTAATGATAAAGTCTCTGCTGAGTTGCAGCGGCCTTTTGCTATCCGGGGCAACTTGGGGGTGGATTGGTCACGTCAAGGGGATGAGCCGGGTTGGCGCGGTTGGGTGCCATGGCCACATATCTATGCTGAAGATTTGGTATTGGGTAATCCGCCAGATTTAGTCAGTGATAAAACAGACAATAAAGATAACCCTCCCGCTACAGATTTTCCGGCTGGGGAAATGGTCACGTTAAAACGAATTGATGCCAGTATTGCGCCGTTAGCCCTATTGGCGCAGAGAGTCTGGATCCCTCGTATCTGGCTAACACAACCGGATGCCAAGCTGCTTCGTCTGGCTAACGGTAACAATAACTGGACCTTCAATCTGGCCAATAGCCCCGTTCAGGGGGAAGCACCACCTTCAGCTTGGTCAGTGAATATCGACGATATTGTCTTTGATCGCGGTGAAATAAGCCTAAGTGACGCCACCCTGAAAGCTGAGCTGCACGCCGTGATCGATCCACTGGGTAAGCCGTTGCCGTTTGCTGAGGTGACGGGTAAGCGTAATGAGAAAAAGGATAAACCGGTCACTGATAAGGCGCAAAGCAACACGCCAGATTATGTTTTCGGCTGGAAAATTGACGGTAAGTATCAAGGCCAGCCACTCTCCGGCAGCGGAAAGATAGGTGGCATGTTATCGATGAGTGATGCGAGCGTGCCATTCCCGTTGCAGGCTGATGTGCGTTCTGGCTCTACCCGTGTGGCGGTAGTCGGTACGTTAACTGACCCTGGCAATCTGGCGGGATTAGATCTGCAACTGAAGTTTTCCGGTACCAGTTTGGATAACCTCTATCCCCTTATCGGTGTATTACTGCCCGCGACCCCACCTTACAATACCGATGGCCGTTTAATTGCCAGCCTAAAGCAAACTGGCGGCGCGGTTTATCACTATCAAAACTTTAACGGTAAAATTGGTGACAGTGATATTAATGGCAGCCTGACCTATACCGCCAGCCAGCCACGCCCGAAGTTAACGGGTAAAATGTCATCAGAAAAATTGCGTTTTACAGACTTAGCGCCATTGATTGGCGCTGACTCTAATCAGGAAAAAGCCAATCGCGGTGAGCGAAACCGGCAGCCCGCAAACAAGGTATTGCCGACAGATAAGTTTGATACCAAAAGTTGGGGAGTGATGGATGCTGATGTCACGTATGCGGCTAAGCGTATCGAACGGGATAAATCATTACCCTTGAGTAATCTGTCCACCCACGTGGCACTCAATGAGGGGGAATTACTCCTCGATCCCCTGCGTTTTGGCATGGCGGGCGGTAATCTTAATGCCACTTTGCGGTTGAATGGCAACAAAGATCCGATGACCGGTAAGGTTGATTTGCATGCCCGCCGCCTGCAATTGAAAGAGCTATTGCCGCAGGTAAAAGCGATGCGCAACAGTCTGGGGCAGTTGAATGGCGATGCATCATTTACCGCTACCGGTAACTCCGTGGCTGCGTTGCTGGCAACCAGTAATGGTAACCTGCGCTTGCTACTGAATCAGGGGTTAATCAGCCGTAGCCTGATGGAGTTGCTGGGGCTGAATGTGGGTAACTATCTGGTGGCAAAGCTGTTTGGTGATGATGAGGTAAAAATTAACTGTGCCGTGGCCGATGTGCAGTTGCGCAATGGATTGGCCACACCGCGCTTGTTTGTCATTGATACCGAGAATGCCATTATCAACATTACCGGTAATATCAATTTTGCTACTGAGCGGTTGGACTTATCGATCGATCCAGAAAGCAAAGGGTTGCGTATTCTGACCCTACGCTCTCCGCTGTATGTGAAAGGAACATTTAAACAGCCTGATGCTGGTGTGAAAGCAGGGCCGTTGATCGCCCGTGGTGCAGTTGCTGCTGTATTGGGTGTCGCACTCACGCCTGCTGCGGCATTGCTGGCACTGATTTCGCCCAGTGAGGCTGATGGAAATCAGTGCACCCCTTTCCTGCAAAAAATAAAGCAAAAGAAATAG
- the pdeH gene encoding cyclic-guanylate-specific phosphodiesterase: MATKLMMTNKVSGLLAPSFAAIDRNKGQSFWRQCQRRYTFQPIYRTSGVLLAIELLTAVFHPSSPDTRLNPEDYFSAISIRARLDVVLEQLNMIKQWHAIFVHHSVLVSINIDGQALMAMQDDLQAKRLIDAMPYIRFELLEHVDTSFNTPFARIAEADRLWLDDFGSGLANFTSFISWRYEYIKVARDLFIVLQESEVGNQLFFTLVTLMGRYCKGVIVEGVETSQEWAMVQRSDAAAAQGYYLSRPTSFDRLQTLPMLFCG, encoded by the coding sequence ATGGCGACTAAACTGATGATGACCAATAAAGTATCAGGTTTACTTGCGCCATCCTTTGCCGCTATTGATCGAAATAAAGGACAGAGCTTCTGGCGGCAATGTCAGCGTCGGTACACTTTTCAACCTATCTATCGCACATCCGGGGTGCTGCTGGCGATCGAGTTACTCACGGCTGTTTTTCATCCTTCATCCCCGGATACGCGTTTAAATCCAGAGGATTACTTCAGTGCCATCAGTATCCGTGCTCGTTTGGATGTGGTACTGGAGCAGTTGAATATGATTAAGCAGTGGCACGCAATATTTGTCCATCACTCGGTACTGGTTTCGATCAACATTGATGGTCAGGCATTGATGGCGATGCAAGATGATCTCCAAGCCAAACGGCTGATCGACGCTATGCCTTACATTCGTTTTGAGTTACTCGAGCACGTCGACACCTCTTTTAATACTCCTTTTGCCCGTATTGCTGAAGCCGACCGACTCTGGTTAGATGATTTTGGCAGTGGGTTGGCGAATTTCACTTCATTTATCAGTTGGCGCTATGAGTACATCAAAGTCGCCAGAGATTTGTTTATTGTGTTGCAAGAAAGTGAAGTGGGAAATCAACTGTTCTTCACATTGGTCACCTTAATGGGGCGCTACTGTAAAGGGGTCATCGTTGAAGGGGTTGAGACCTCGCAGGAGTGGGCTATGGTACAACGCTCTGATGCTGCTGCCGCACAGGGTTATTATCTGTCCCGACCAACTTCATTTGATAGACTACAGACGCTGCCTATGTTGTTTTGTGGCTAA
- a CDS encoding 2-hydroxymuconate tautomerase family protein: MPYVNIKITREGATAQQKKQLIAGVTQLLVDTLGKNPATTVVVIDEVDTDNWGIGGQSVTELRKSS, encoded by the coding sequence ATGCCTTATGTAAATATTAAAATTACTCGCGAAGGGGCGACGGCGCAGCAGAAAAAACAGCTAATCGCCGGCGTCACCCAACTATTAGTCGACACCTTAGGTAAAAACCCCGCCACTACGGTCGTCGTGATCGATGAAGTGGATACCGATAACTGGGGTATTGGTGGCCAAAGCGTCACCGAACTGCGGAAATCGTCATAA
- a CDS encoding sugar kinase, with protein MTSKNIAVIGECMIELSQKGTDLSRGFGGDTLNTAVYVARQVSKQALNVHYVTALGTDNFSEEMLAAWQQEQIHTDLIQRMDNKLPGLYFIETDSTGERTFYYWRNDAAARFWLTSPAADEICQRLEKFDYLYLSGISLAILDSASRQRLLQLLRACRANGGKVIFDNNYRPRLWQSKQETQEAYRAMLACTDIAFLTLDDEDMLWGEKPLEQVIDRTQALGVSEIIIKRGADSCIVWEKDGFEARQYDVPAVKLPKDKVVDTTAAGDSFSAGYLAVRLTGGSAHDAAVRGHLTASTVIQYRGAIIPLAAMPAV; from the coding sequence ATGACCAGCAAAAATATTGCCGTAATCGGCGAATGCATGATTGAACTGTCACAAAAAGGTACCGACCTTAGCCGGGGTTTTGGCGGTGATACGCTGAATACTGCGGTGTATGTTGCCCGTCAGGTATCAAAGCAGGCTTTGAATGTACATTACGTGACCGCATTGGGAACTGATAACTTCAGTGAAGAGATGCTGGCTGCCTGGCAGCAAGAACAAATCCACACTGATCTCATTCAGCGTATGGATAATAAATTGCCAGGGCTGTACTTCATCGAAACCGACAGCACGGGTGAGCGGACCTTCTATTATTGGCGCAATGATGCCGCAGCCCGTTTCTGGCTGACCAGCCCGGCGGCCGATGAAATCTGCCAACGACTGGAAAAATTTGATTATCTGTATCTCAGTGGGATCAGTTTAGCCATTCTAGACAGCGCATCGCGCCAACGTCTGCTGCAATTACTGCGTGCCTGCCGCGCTAACGGTGGCAAAGTTATCTTTGATAACAACTACCGCCCACGCCTGTGGCAGAGCAAGCAAGAGACACAGGAAGCCTACCGCGCGATGTTAGCCTGTACTGATATCGCGTTCCTGACTCTGGATGATGAAGATATGCTGTGGGGCGAGAAACCACTGGAACAGGTGATTGATCGCACTCAGGCTTTGGGCGTGAGCGAGATTATTATCAAGCGCGGTGCAGACTCGTGTATCGTCTGGGAAAAAGACGGTTTTGAAGCCCGTCAATATGATGTTCCAGCAGTCAAACTGCCGAAAGATAAAGTGGTTGATACCACGGCTGCCGGGGATTCCTTCAGTGCGGGTTATTTGGCCGTTCGTCTAACCGGTGGCAGCGCCCACGACGCAGCGGTGCGTGGCCATTTAACGGCCAGCACAGTGATTCAATATCGTGGCGCGATTATCCCACTGGCGGCAATGCCCGCAGTTTAA
- a CDS encoding M16 family metallopeptidase: MQGTRIRLIVGGLLLAAASSNVQAEALQPDPAWQQGKLENGFSWQLLATPQRPSDRIELRLVVNTGSLAESAQQVGFAHLLPRLALMSSASFTPAQLQSLWQQGVDNERPLPPAITSYDFTLYSLSLPNNRPDLMKEALSWLSDTSGKLAVNEQTVNAALNGATDPIATFPQNIQEPWWRYRLKGSSLIGHDPGQPVAKPIDVEKLKQFYEQWYTPDAMTLYVVGNVDSRSIAAQIGKTFSELKGKRTTPASVAMLAPLPPEPVSLINEQATQDTLSLMWDTPWHPIQESIALSRYWRSDLAREALFWHIQQVLDKSDQKNLKLGFDCRVQYQRAQCAIHLNTPTENLTPGMSFVARELASLRANGLSQAEFDALMAQKNDQLSKLFATYARTDTDVLMSQRLRSQQSGVVDIAPEQYQKLRQAFLSGLTLAELNQELKQQLSQDTTLILTQPKGEPEVDVKALQAAYNAIMTPHTVVPEDAALQAAPAKPATAQ; this comes from the coding sequence ATGCAGGGCACCAGAATTCGTCTCATAGTTGGTGGATTATTGTTGGCTGCCGCCAGCAGTAATGTGCAGGCTGAAGCACTACAACCCGATCCTGCCTGGCAGCAGGGGAAGTTAGAAAACGGGTTCTCATGGCAGTTGCTGGCTACGCCGCAACGCCCAAGCGATCGGATCGAGTTACGTCTGGTTGTTAATACTGGCTCATTAGCTGAAAGCGCACAGCAAGTTGGTTTTGCCCATCTGCTACCACGCCTGGCATTAATGAGCAGCGCGAGTTTTACTCCCGCCCAACTTCAGTCGCTGTGGCAGCAAGGGGTCGATAACGAACGCCCGTTGCCACCGGCGATTACATCTTATGATTTCACTTTATACAGTCTAAGTTTGCCCAATAACCGCCCGGACCTGATGAAGGAAGCGCTGTCCTGGTTATCGGATACCAGTGGCAAGCTGGCAGTAAATGAACAAACTGTTAATGCAGCACTGAATGGTGCCACCGATCCTATTGCCACTTTTCCGCAAAATATTCAGGAGCCTTGGTGGCGTTATCGGCTCAAAGGTTCTTCTTTGATTGGGCATGATCCAGGCCAACCAGTGGCGAAGCCGATTGATGTCGAAAAGCTAAAACAGTTTTATGAACAATGGTACACCCCAGATGCGATGACGTTGTACGTGGTCGGTAACGTGGATAGCCGCAGCATAGCCGCTCAAATTGGTAAAACGTTCTCTGAGCTGAAAGGGAAACGGACTACGCCTGCATCGGTTGCGATGTTAGCGCCATTGCCGCCAGAACCGGTAAGCCTTATTAATGAGCAAGCGACACAAGATACGCTATCGCTGATGTGGGATACCCCATGGCATCCTATTCAGGAGTCCATCGCATTGAGCCGTTACTGGCGCAGTGATTTAGCGCGTGAGGCGCTGTTCTGGCATATCCAGCAAGTGTTGGATAAAAGTGATCAGAAGAACCTGAAACTGGGCTTTGATTGCCGGGTGCAATATCAGCGTGCGCAATGTGCTATTCATTTGAATACACCGACTGAAAACCTGACACCGGGGATGAGTTTTGTCGCCCGTGAACTGGCTAGTTTGCGTGCTAATGGTCTGAGCCAGGCTGAGTTTGATGCGTTGATGGCGCAGAAAAACGATCAGTTAAGTAAGTTGTTTGCGACCTATGCCCGAACTGATACTGACGTTTTGATGAGCCAGCGCCTGCGTTCGCAGCAAAGTGGCGTAGTCGATATCGCGCCGGAACAATATCAGAAGTTGCGCCAGGCATTTTTGTCGGGTTTGACGCTGGCTGAGCTTAATCAGGAATTGAAACAACAGTTATCGCAAGATACCACGCTGATTCTGACGCAACCGAAAGGCGAACCGGAAGTGGATGTGAAAGCGCTGCAGGCGGCGTATAACGCCATTATGACACCTCATACGGTGGTGCCAGAGGATGCAGCACTACAAGCCGCCCCAGCAAAACCAGCGACAGCACAGTAA